In Paenibacillus kyungheensis, the following are encoded in one genomic region:
- a CDS encoding MarR family winged helix-turn-helix transcriptional regulator: MIITELEKNNVTEVVPSHGDILCFLYSEKCGLSVNTLAQKVHRTQPTVTVLVNKLEKLGYVKRSKDEVDQRITMIHLTDKGWELEPIFNQVSEAVNQKVYGHLNEQEQEQFEYLLERVYSGL, translated from the coding sequence TTGATTATCACAGAGTTAGAAAAGAACAATGTGACAGAAGTTGTTCCTTCTCATGGAGACATTCTTTGCTTTTTGTATAGTGAAAAATGTGGATTATCTGTTAATACGTTAGCACAAAAAGTACATCGTACCCAACCAACGGTTACAGTATTAGTTAACAAATTAGAGAAGCTTGGTTATGTTAAGCGGAGCAAAGACGAAGTCGATCAGCGGATCACAATGATTCATTTAACCGATAAAGGTTGGGAGTTAGAGCCGATCTTTAATCAAGTGTCTGAAGCTGTGAATCAAAAAGTCTATGGTCATCTGAATGAACAGGAACAAGAGCAATTTGAGTATTTGTTAGAACGTGTGTATTCCGGGCTTTGA
- a CDS encoding aldo/keto reductase family protein produces MNYRRLGGSGLKVSEISLGSWLTYGGYVEKENAVQSIREAYDLGINFFDTANVYERGEAEKVVGATLKDYPRESYVLATKVFGDMGDGPNDKGLSRKHITEQCHASLKRLGHDYIDLYYCHRFSPETPIEETLRALDDLVRQGKVLYVGVSQWTAAQMQAAVGVADRYLLDRIVVNQPVYNMFNRYIEEEVIPLGEKYGIGQVVYSPLAQGLLTGKYTSKTDIPADSRAAKLKWDDDRFSDEKLSQIGQLQNIADEAGISLTHLALAWILRQKNVSSALVGASRPEQVKQNASASGIQLTSDVIEAIEKVLTV; encoded by the coding sequence ATGAATTATCGCAGATTAGGTGGTAGTGGGCTGAAAGTAAGTGAAATTAGTCTGGGCAGTTGGCTAACTTACGGAGGATATGTGGAAAAGGAAAATGCGGTTCAATCGATTCGCGAAGCTTATGATTTGGGAATCAACTTTTTTGATACAGCTAATGTCTATGAACGTGGAGAAGCGGAAAAAGTAGTCGGTGCTACACTGAAAGACTATCCCCGTGAATCGTATGTGCTGGCGACTAAAGTATTTGGCGATATGGGAGACGGGCCGAACGATAAAGGGCTATCTCGCAAACATATCACTGAACAATGTCATGCTAGTCTGAAGCGTCTTGGACATGATTATATTGATCTTTATTATTGCCACCGCTTTTCACCAGAGACACCAATCGAAGAAACATTACGTGCACTCGATGATCTGGTACGTCAAGGCAAAGTATTATATGTAGGTGTTAGTCAGTGGACAGCTGCTCAGATGCAAGCTGCTGTTGGTGTAGCTGATCGTTACTTGCTGGATCGGATTGTCGTTAATCAACCGGTCTACAATATGTTCAACCGTTATATTGAAGAAGAAGTGATTCCACTTGGTGAAAAATACGGTATCGGACAAGTGGTCTATTCACCACTTGCTCAAGGGCTATTAACAGGTAAATACACATCCAAAACCGATATCCCGGCTGATAGTCGCGCTGCGAAGCTGAAATGGGACGACGATCGCTTCAGCGATGAAAAACTTTCTCAGATCGGACAATTACAAAATATCGCTGATGAAGCAGGTATTTCGTTGACACATCTAGCATTAGCATGGATTCTTCGTCAAAAAAATGTATCCAGCGCCCTAGTCGGAGCCAGCCGTCCTGAACAAGTCAAACAAAACGCAAGCGCATCTGGCATTCAACTCACATCCGACGTGATCGAAGCTATCGAAAAAGTATTAACAGTCTAA
- a CDS encoding AI-2E family transporter, producing MLQRRFFRIGAGIALILLIVYLGTLVDFIFTPIASLISLTIVPLLITAFLYYPLRPVVNYMEKKKLKRSYSILLMYLIVIIILAIFSIIGWPTLRDQVTSFIENAPRFTQSIITQIQLLQQNPTIQQYIPAENNQEMIAKLTEYLNTIFDWLSVHISSMFSFISNFVLVVATVPIMLYYLLKDDKRLSPQLLKLFPAGHKEDGKAMLDEMDDSLSSFIAGRVLVNLALCVLLYIGFLIIDLPYSLLLVFLAFFLNFIPYIGAILSAVPVAIVGLIESPAMGIWAIVIVIIAQMIQNNLLEPIIFGKQLDIHPFTIVVLLLVGGDMGGILGMLLVIPLYMVVKIGIVHIYGMYLKDKMNHNFDDHQNKPNNDSIFKL from the coding sequence ATGCTACAAAGACGTTTTTTTCGTATAGGTGCAGGGATTGCGCTTATACTCCTGATTGTCTACTTAGGGACATTGGTTGATTTTATTTTCACACCGATCGCTTCCTTAATTAGCCTCACGATTGTTCCACTTTTAATTACAGCTTTTCTCTACTATCCGCTACGTCCTGTTGTGAATTATATGGAAAAGAAGAAGTTGAAACGTTCTTATTCTATTTTACTGATGTACTTGATTGTCATTATTATTCTGGCGATTTTCTCTATTATCGGTTGGCCTACATTACGTGATCAGGTGACAAGCTTTATCGAAAATGCACCTAGATTTACACAAAGTATTATTACGCAGATTCAGCTATTACAACAGAACCCAACCATTCAACAATATATTCCTGCTGAAAACAATCAAGAAATGATTGCCAAATTAACTGAGTATTTAAATACAATCTTTGATTGGTTATCAGTTCATATTTCAAGCATGTTCTCCTTTATCTCGAACTTTGTATTGGTTGTTGCTACTGTGCCTATCATGTTGTACTACTTGTTAAAAGATGACAAACGTTTATCTCCTCAATTGCTCAAACTTTTCCCTGCTGGACACAAAGAAGATGGAAAAGCGATGCTAGATGAGATGGATGATTCACTAAGTAGCTTTATTGCAGGTCGAGTATTGGTTAACTTAGCACTATGCGTACTGCTTTATATTGGATTCTTGATTATCGATTTACCTTATTCGTTATTGCTTGTATTTTTAGCTTTCTTCCTCAACTTTATTCCTTATATCGGAGCTATTTTATCAGCGGTTCCGGTAGCGATTGTAGGCTTAATTGAATCACCTGCAATGGGAATCTGGGCGATCGTGATCGTAATTATTGCACAAATGATCCAAAACAACTTGCTAGAGCCTATTATTTTCGGAAAACAATTGGATATCCATCCATTTACAATCGTCGTCCTGCTACTGGTCGGTGGCGATATGGGCGGTATTCTCGGCATGTTACTTGTGATTCCATTGTATATGGTAGTGAAGATCGGAATTGTGCATATCTACGGTATGTATTTGAAAGATAAAATGAATCATAATTTTGATGATCATCAGAACAAACCAAATAACGATTCTATTTTCAAATTATAA
- a CDS encoding NAD(P)H-dependent oxidoreductase — MKHLIVFAHPHQEGTNQAILKRMVQTLESQGHEVVVRDLYALNFQPVLTEADTEAMKAGNTPADIKAEQEYITAAEAITFVYPIWWTGLPAILKGYVDRVFAYGFAYGYGETGVAQLLTGKKGLIINTHGQTNEIYDQVGMTDGLKITSTTGIFGFVGIESVGHLIFGGAPYADEAQLENVLRQVEEKVTTAFNA; from the coding sequence ATGAAACATCTAATCGTATTTGCTCATCCGCATCAAGAAGGAACCAATCAAGCTATTTTGAAAAGAATGGTACAGACTTTAGAATCTCAAGGACATGAAGTTGTTGTTCGTGACCTCTATGCCTTGAATTTTCAACCTGTACTTACAGAAGCAGATACAGAAGCAATGAAAGCTGGCAATACACCAGCAGATATCAAAGCTGAGCAAGAATACATTACAGCGGCTGAAGCGATAACGTTTGTTTATCCAATTTGGTGGACAGGTTTGCCTGCTATTTTGAAAGGATATGTAGATCGCGTGTTTGCTTACGGATTTGCTTATGGATATGGAGAAACAGGGGTTGCTCAATTGCTTACAGGTAAAAAAGGATTAATTATTAATACGCATGGTCAGACTAACGAGATTTACGATCAAGTGGGTATGACAGATGGTCTAAAAATTACATCTACCACTGGTATTTTCGGATTTGTAGGTATTGAAAGTGTAGGGCATTTGATCTTTGGTGGTGCTCCTTACGCAGATGAAGCTCAACTTGAAAATGTATTGCGTCAGGTTGAAGAGAAGGTAACTACTGCTTTTAATGCATAA